A stretch of Castanea sativa cultivar Marrone di Chiusa Pesio chromosome 2, ASM4071231v1 DNA encodes these proteins:
- the LOC142624175 gene encoding early light-induced protein, chloroplastic-like — MAASSAMQSILASPLTRVVSNRSTRVNQFLTIPTSYVSPVPRNTSSMRVRCMQKKEQPEFVTSTISTPKVSINFLELFAFSGAAPERINGRLAMIGFVSAMAVELSSGEDVFAQISNGGIPWFLGTSIVLTCASLIPMFKGISVESKSEGVMTSDAEMWNGRFAMLGLVALGLTEYAKGGTLI, encoded by the exons ATGGCAGCCTCATCTGCAATGCAATCCATCTTGGCAAGCCCTTTGACACGTGTAGTTTCAAACAGGTCTACTAGGGTAAACCAGTTTCTAACTATTCCCACTAGTTATGTGTCACCTGTGCCAAGAAATACTAGCAGCATGCGAGTGCGTTGCATGCAAAAG AAAGAGCAACCAGAGTTTGTGACGTCGACAATTTCAACACCCAAG GTCAGCATAAACTTCTTAGAGTTGTTCGCATTCAGTGGGGCTGCACCAGAGAGGATCAATGGCAGACTAGCAATGATAGGCTTTGTTTCTGCAATGGCAGTAGAGTTATCCAGTGGCGAGGATGTGTTTGCCCAGATATCAAATGGTGGAATCCCATGGTTCTTAGGAACTAGTATTGTGCTCACTTGTGCATCTCTGATTCCTATGTTTAAGGGAATTAGCGTGGAGTCCAAGTCAGAGGGGGTGATGACCTCAGATGCTGAGATGTGGAATGGGAGGTTTGCCATGTTGGGTTTGGTTGCTCTTGGCCTCACCGAATATGCTAAGGGTGGAACCCTTATTTAG
- the LOC142624284 gene encoding uncharacterized protein LOC142624284 gives MENRDQTSQSPSQSTAHRELSPMEDSKSPFFLHHGESLGAILVTKPLTEDNYPTWARAMRMALDAKSKLGFVDGSITTSMAIIPLEKITWSKNNSMISSWISNSVSPHITASVIYRNSALEVWNSLRNCISQANGQWISQL, from the coding sequence ATGGAAAACCGAGATCAGACTTCACAGTCTCCTTCTCAATCCACTGCTCATCGTGAGCTTTCTCCAATGGAGGATTCGAAAAGTCCATTTTTCTTACATCATGGAGAGTCACTAGGTGCAATTCTCGTTACTAAGCCCTTGACAGAAGACAATTACCCTACTTGGGCTAGGGCAATGCGTATGGCATTGGATGCAAAGAGCAAGTTAGGTTTTGTGGATGGTTCCATAACAACTTCCATGGCAATTATTCCTCTGGAAAAGATTACCTGGTCAAAGAACAATTCCATGATTTCTTCATGGATCTCGAATTCAGTCTCTCCTCACATCACTGCAAGTGTGATTTACAGAAACTCTGCACTGGAGGTTTGGAATTCACTCAGGAATTGTATCTCACAAGCTAATGGTCAATGGATTTCACAGCTTTAG
- the LOC142624179 gene encoding early light-induced protein, chloroplastic-like gives MAASSAMQSILASPLTRVVSNRSTRVNQFLTVPTSYVSPVPRNTSSMRVRCMQKKEQPEFVTSTISTPKVSINFLELFAFSGAAPERINGRLAMIGFVSAMAVELSSGEDVFAQISNGGIPWFLGTSIVLTCASLIPMFKGISVESKSEGVMTSDAEMWNGRFAMLGLVALGLTEYAKGGTLI, from the exons ATGGCAGCCTCATCTGCAATGCAATCCATCTTGGCAAGCCCTTTGACCCGTGTAGTTTCAAACAGGTCTACTAGGGTAAACCAGTTTCTAACTGTTCCCACTAGTTATGTGTCACCTGTGCCAAGAAATACTAGCAGCATGCGAGTGCGTTGCATGCAAAAG AAAGAGCAACCAGAGTTTGTGACGTCGACAATTTCAACACCCAAG GTCAGCATAAACTTCTTAGAGTTGTTCGCATTCAGTGGGGCTGCACCAGAGAGGATCAATGGCAGACTAGCAATGATAGGCTTTGTTTCTGCAATGGCAGTAGAGTTATCCAGTGGCGAGGATGTGTTTGCCCAGATATCAAATGGTGGAATCCCATGGTTCTTAGGAACTAGTATTGTGCTCACTTGTGCATCTCTGATTCCTATGTTTAAGGGAATTAGCGTGGAGTCCAAGTCAGAGGGGGTGATGACCTCAGATGCTGAGATGTGGAATGGGAGGTTTGCCATGTTGGGTTTGGTTGCTCTTGGCCTCACCGAATATGCTAAGGGTGGAACCCTTATTTAG
- the LOC142624102 gene encoding early light-induced protein, chloroplastic-like codes for MATSSAMQSILASPLTRVVSNRSTRVNQFLTIPTSYVSPVPRNTSSMRVRCMEKKEQPEFVTSTISTPKVSIYFLDLFAFSGAAPERINGRLAMIGFVSAMAVELSSGEDVFAQISNGGIPWFLGTSIVLTFASLIPMFKGISVESKSEGVMTSDAEMWNGRFAMLGLVALALTEYVKGGTLI; via the exons ATGGCAACCTCATCTGCAATGCAATCCATCTTGGCAAGCCCTTTGACCCGTGTAGTTTCTAACAGGTCTACTAGGGTAAACCAGTTTCTAACTATTCCCACTAGTTATGTGTCACCAGTGCCAAGAAATACTAGCAGCATGCGAGTGCGTTGCATGGAAAAG AAAGAGCAACCAGAGTTTGTGACGTCGACAATTTCAACACCCAAG GTCAGCATATACTTCTTAGACTTGTTCGCATTCAGTGGGGCTGCACCAGAGAGGATCAATGGCAGACTAGCAATGATAGGCTTTGTTTCTGCAATGGCAGTAGAGTTATCCAGTGGCGAGGATGTGTTTGCCCAGATATCAAATGGTGGAATCCCATGGTTCTTAGGAACTAGTATTGTGCTCACTTTTGCATCTCTGATTCCTATGTTTAAGGGAATTAGCGTGGAGTCCAAGTCGGAGGGGGTGATGACCTCAGATGCTGAGATGTGGAATGGGAGGTTTGCCATGTTGGGTTTGGTTGCTCTTGCCCTCACCGAATATGTTAAGGGTGGAACCCTTATTTAG
- the LOC142624103 gene encoding early light-induced protein 1, chloroplastic-like, translating into MAASSAMQSILASPLTRVVSNRSTRVNQFLTIPTSYVSPVPRNTSSMRVRCMAKKEHPEFVTISTPKVSTNFLDLLAFSGAAPERINGRLAMIGFVSAMVVELSSGENVFAQISNGGIPWFLGTSIVLTLASLIPLFKGISVESKSEGVMTSDAEMWNGRFAMLGLVALALTEYVKGGTLI; encoded by the exons ATGGCAGCCTCATCTGCAATGCAATCCATCTTGGCAAGCCCTTTGACCCGTGTAGTTTCAAACAGGTCTACTAGGGTAAACCAGTTTCTAACTATTCCCACTAGTTATGTGTCACCTGTGCCAAGAAATACTAGCAGCATGCGAGTGCGTTGCATGGCAAAG AAAGAGCACCCAGAGTTTGTGACAATTTCAACACCCAAG GTCAGCACAAACTTCTTAGACTTGTTGGCATTCAGTGGGGCTGCACCAGAGAGGATCAATGGCAGACTAGCAATGATAGGCTTTGTTTCTGCAATGGTAGTGGAGTTATCCAGTGGCGAGAATGTGTTTGCCCAGATATCAAATGGTGGAATCCCATGGTTCTTAGGAACTAGCATTGTGCTTACTCTTGCATCTCTGATTCCTTTGTTTAAGGGAATCAGCGTGGAGTCCAAGTCAGAGGGGGTGATGACCTCAGATGCTGAGATGTGGAATGGGAGGTTTGCCATGTTGGGTTTGGTTGCTCTAGCCCTCACCGAGTATGTTAAGGGTGGAACCCTTATTTAG